From Scyliorhinus canicula chromosome 15, sScyCan1.1, whole genome shotgun sequence:
GTGAAACCGTACCTGCTGTAAAGGTACACTGTGTACCATTGGGTAGTTATTAATAAAGTATTTTCGATATCACTACATGCTCTAGTTGAACGACAAGTCGAATTAACATTTTGGCAGGGCAACACAATCAAATTTCCACAATTCAAAAGATAAAATACACCAAACTTTCTAGATGAATTAATTAGGATGGAGTATTTTTTCCTCTTTTGTTACAATTTACCCAAGTAACTCATGCTTATGGTAGATTTTCAGTGCACTGCTGCTGCCTACTCTCCCTCTTCAGCACTTGTGGCAGAGACGGCCACGCCATTGTGGGATGGTTTTAACACAAGAGTTGACCACCATAGCACAAACCATTGTAATATGAGATGGAAGGCTGCCACTTTAATGTCTAGTGCCTTGAGTAAATGAGCAGAATGTCAGTGGACTATTTAACATTGCTGGGAGTGCAACACAATCAGACCCAAACCTCTAACATCTTTAATTCCTGTCTGAAGTTATCAATCAGGAGCAGCAAACCTAGCAGACTTTAGTATTTTGCAGCCTTCAGGAATTGAAACGAACTGTAACTATACTGGCTGTGGTtgattaattttaaatgttttccacTTGGTGCATTTACCGCAAAGTTACGCAGATCTATTGATGTAGCTTCAGACATTTATTCCGTTGCAGCACTttagggggtggcacggtggctagcactgctgcctcacagcgtcaggggttcgattctggcctcggttgactgtctgtgtggagtttgcactttctctccgtatctgcatggatttcctccgggtcctcccacagtccaaagctgtggtcaggtggactggccttgctaaattgcccctggtgtacaaaagttaagtggggttacagggatagggtggaggcatgggcctaggtatggtgctctttctccTAACTGCAATCTAACACAAGCTCACCTTAATTGATTCCTTTTTCAGAAGGATGAAATCTCAGATGCGCCAATGAGAATTTTGGTGGAAGAAAGCAGAGGAAAGAGAGTGCCTGAGAGAAAAACCCATCTTGGCCAATTTAAAATAAGGATAGGTGTTTCATACACAATTTGTTCCAACTGTTCATTAATAAAATAAAGATACACCACCGGAGGAGCAGGGTCATATTAACCATATTATAtcaatggactagtaatccagaggctcaggcaaatgttctggggacatgggttcgaatccaaACATGGCATCTGATCTCAGCGATGGCAATCATAAAAGATCATGTAGTTCACTAATGCTCaataggggaggaaatctggggcagcacggtggcgcagtgggttagcccagctgcctcacagcaccgaggtcccaggttcgaccccggctctgggtcactgtccgtgtggagtttgcacattctccccgtgtttgcgtgggtctcgcccccacaacccaaagatgtgcatgctaggtggattggccatgctaaattgccccttaattggaaaaaatgaattgggtactctaaatttataagaaaaagggaaggaaatctgccatcgttaAGTGGTCTGACCTACACttgactccagccccacaacagTGTGGTTAATTCTTAACTGCTGTCTGATATGGCCTAGCaattcactcagttcaagggcaattagtgatgggcaacaaatgctgaccttgccagtgatgctcacatcccatgaaagaataaaatactTACCCAATGGTTTTCTTGATTTTGATTTcatgtgaatttcctctgcatcgTCCAAAACAAGGTTCATGTATTCATCAAAGCCCTAAAGTTGAAAAAGACACTTTTTTTTACTTTCTACAACCTCTCGGCCTGTCACTTGCCAAGCTCAGGGTAGAGGATAAATCACAAACCAGGATCAAAATTCACAATAACCTCAGACTAAAAAGGTATCAGCCCTGCACCAGAGTTGTGCAACATAAGACTCCTGTAGCTAGAATATAGACTCAGCAAAGACCTACAGAAAAGATGTTGGAACAAATTCTTACTGTGTGCAGTATGTCTTTTCTTATTTACACCCCAATCAGGTGAATAGTCAGGTATTGCGGTGATAGTTAAGTCAAATGTTGCACTCAGTATGCTAACCTTGAATTTTACTATTGTTGGGATCACGCCCCACAACTCCCTTTTTTCCACGGAAACTGAAAACCAATAGCTTGCCTAAAATATACAAATAGGATCATTTTTTTTGCAATTGGTTGAGGGGAATATTTACCAGGGCCTCAGAACATTGATCTTCATGTTGTACCATAGTATCCAATTTTCACTGCAACAGGCAGTCAGCACAGCAGTTTAACATCTCACAAAAAGGATGATGGCAGCAATGCCGATTTCAGGCACTACCCAAGTCATTGATTACACAAAATACAAAAGCACAACTGTACAGGCTCAAAATAAAAGGTAGAAATCTACTAGCAAAGGCAGAGAAACCACAAATTAATGCTCCATGTTTAGACACTCAATGCTTGCTGACTTTCTGCACCTTTCTACCAACGCTGCCTTGCAGGCAACTTCTAGAAGGCAGAAAAAAAAAGTCCTTTCAAGAATATATCACTTGATGCCAGTATGAGGTGAGGCTGTGCGCTTGGATCACTGGGTCAGGGGATGGTGGTGACAGTGGTTACATTCACTTGGTGCAACTCCAGACTTTCTTGCCAGCTGCCTGCCAGAAGAGCCTGTTCTGCCTTCCACGCTCAAATTAACAGCACATCAGGACTACAGCTTAAATTTCATACTTACAATTATACACCCTTCTATCCTCATGTTGACTTGTTCATACAGCCATACTTGGATCCTGGATCGCTAGAGTAAAGAAAAAGGTATTTTACACTCGGAACATATTATTGAAAAGATATTTGAATCCCTGTTTGAATAAAACAGCACCCCtgaacagtgcagcgttccctcagtaatGAACTGAAGAATCAGTCTGGAATTTGGCTCTGGAATGGAGTTGGAACTAATGACGTCTACCTCAGAAAAGAGGGTTGCCATGAAATCAATATATAAACTGATTCAGTGTTTGCTGAATTAataatccagactcgaaacattagctctgttctctctccacagatgctgtcagacctaccgagattgtccagtattttctgtttttgtgtcattAATAAGCTGCATTTTTACATCAGGTTCAACAATTAAGTATTAATAAAGGTCTAATTATGCAAAAGACTAAAATTAAATAACACATACTTACATTTTGAAGGTACCTGAAAATAAGATTCTGTTGCATTTCCAGTCAAGGAACAAGCACATGCAAGTTATACAATAAACATCTCTGGACATACCTAATGCACTCTCTACAACCAGTCCGTAGCATGCTTACCATCTGGATGCAATTATGTAACTGCTACCTCTAACACAGCACGTGAGCCATCTTGCTTATAACCTTCCCCCAAACGGCTATTATTCATATATCTCAAGTGAATGGTGGCAACCTATTCGACTAAAAAGACCATCACAAATTCACTGCTACCCGAACcgaacattcacagacacacatttccagaagacattcccGAAGATCAGATCTCCTTGCCCAAAATTAAATTCAGCAGTTGTGTCTAAGCCTGGCATTGGCCAAAGTCAGCAAAGTAAGGGTGTTCCTGATTTGTATTGGATCGCCACTCTACCACCTTGGTGAGATACTTCCCAGAGAGCTAAAATTTAATAATGCCTGAACCCAATCTGGCTTATAGCTTTAGATTTGGTATGTTTAAAAACTTTCCTATCTAGCAACTCCAAGTCCACATTTATCACAAAAACTGcccaaataaatgtgtcaacaaCATAGAAACTTCCCAAAGAAACGCATGAATACCaagtactaaaataggtgggaaagcaggcagtgaagaggagataaaagaTTTGCAGATGGATATACATGGACTAAGACATTGGGCCAGaatttggcagatgaagtttaatgtagCTAAGTGAggtgttatccattttggccaaaaaaatagaaaggcaaattatctaaatggaaagcagattcaaaatgcgtctgggcagagggatctggatgtctttgttcatgaatcccagaaagtcagtatgcaggtacagcatgtaattaaaaaagcaaatggaatgttgccgtttattgcaaaaggatggagcataaaagtagagaagtgttgttgcaattgtatagggtgttggtggaaccatatctggagtattgtggcaGCAtcagtaaggagagaaaagagctaacgttgagtccagatgaccctttgtcaaagctttgataaagggtcacctggactcgaaactccacacagacagtgacccaagccggaatcgaagctgggaccctggagctgtgaagcaattgtgctatccacaaggctaccatgctgcccaatgagaTTAAAACATTTGGCTTACATTCGCTGGATTtttgaaggatgagaggggatctgatagaggtatatgatactaaaagggattaatAAAGTAAACGCAGATCAAATGCTCCTccttgtagggcaatctagaataAGGTGTCACAAAATAggctgagaggcggtagatttagaactgagatggggaactacttctcgcagagggtggaactcgctgccacctGGGCCTCCCGCCACCCGACTGAACATGTCCCAGATCATCAGCCCCCGTCTCAGCCTCAACTATTCACCGCGGAGCTGGGGGTCTGTGAACAAAAGAATGTTAAAAGCACCGGCTTCGACCGAGCTGCCAGAGACAGGCGGCCCTGAGGCCGGGATGGAGCGCGAGGCCCCGGGTCAGGCACGGGGCCCGAGGTCGAGGCTTCTGAGGCCCGGCTTCAATCCGAACCCCTCCTCCCGGCTCGCGTCCATCCCCCACTCCCGCGCCGCCGCCGCCGTGTGAAGGATACGATGGGCTGCACCATCACTTTCTGCACTTTCTGGACCTGCCCTCGGTACGCCATGTCGCCGGCTCCGTTCCCCTGCGGCTGGCAGCtagagaacaaaatggcggctggcgccTGCGCGCGCTCCCGCCCGCGCGGGGCAGCCTGGGAGCGGGGCGCCCAGACCCCGCAGCCGCTGCCATGCCAACCAGGTGAGGGCGGTGCCCGGGGGAGCCCCGCCCCCTGGCGCTGGGCTCCAGGTGGCCCAGGCAGCAGCTGCTCGCATCAATCTTCAGGACACTCGCTCGGGATTttcgaaaaacattttttttgttaattttctTGACCAGATATTGAAACTGGGGACAAAAAGTCTGATAGTAAAGCAATCTCCAGTTgggttagttttttaaaaatataaatttagagtacccaattcattttttcaatttaaggagcaatttagcgtggccaatccaccgaccctgcacatcttttgggttgtgggggtgaaacccacgcaaacacggggagaatgtgtaaactccaaacggacagtgacccagagccgggattgaacctgggacctcggcgccgtgaggcagcagggctaactcactgcgccaccatactgccctccAGTTGGGTTAGTTAATAATAGAATCatagggacttccggtgacggcgggcaggaggcagccgcacactggagggctcccgctcaggaatagaaattttggggttttaatgcccggtcccaggggcaacggaggctgaaaaagctgtaagaaggcacagggaggagaaatgtccaggcTTGGGAAAAAAACGGccatgaaaaagggggttaatgaaagtccaccggtgagtggaaaagtcagcacaggaactgcctgtaaggaaagcggaggctggagcaccaagggaggccgcatcgctcacagcagaagaaatgatcaAAGTGATGGTTACAGAACTTGAAAatcagttcacaaagcacatggaagtgatgaagaag
This genomic window contains:
- the snrpe gene encoding small nuclear ribonucleoprotein E, giving the protein MAYRGQVQKVQKVMVQPINLIFRYLQNRSRIQVWLYEQVNMRIEGCIIGFDEYMNLVLDDAEEIHMKSKSRKPLGRVMLKGDNITLLQSVHS